The following proteins come from a genomic window of Scylla paramamosain isolate STU-SP2022 chromosome 46, ASM3559412v1, whole genome shotgun sequence:
- the LOC135094586 gene encoding mitochondrial import inner membrane translocase subunit Tim10-like encodes MAGLPALNDEQMKLVQDLEIEMLSDMYTRMTNSCHTKCIPTKYKDAEIGKGEAVCIDRCVAKYWEIHERVGKKLQKMSSQDEESLKKMMAEQGEVK; translated from the exons ATGGCAGGCCTTCCCGCCCTCAACGACGAGCAGATGAAGCTGGTGCAGGATCTGGAGATAGAGATGCTGTCTGACATGTACACCAGAATGACCAACTCCTGCCACACCAAATGCATCCCCACCAAATATAAGGACGCCGagatagggaagggagaggctgtgTGCATAGATCG GTGTGTGGCCAAGTACTGGGAGATCCATGAACGTGTCGGGAAGAAGCTGCAGAAGATGTCCTCACAGGATGAAGAGTCTTTGAAAAAGATGATGGCAGAGCAGGGGGAAGTGAAATAA